From a region of the Methanolobus tindarius DSM 2278 genome:
- a CDS encoding ATP-binding cassette domain-containing protein — protein sequence MYAIKVENLVRKFADFTAVDDLSFSIKKGEVFGLLGPNGAGKTTTMSMLSTMLPPSSGKASVNGFDILKDQDNVRKSIGIVFQDQSLDEELTAYENMDFHGRLYRIPKRARQKKITELLKLVELFDKKDNLVKTYSGGMRRRLEIARGLMHEPQVLFLDEPTLGLDPQTRNHLWDYIDRLNKEKGITIILTTHYMEEADKLCHRIAIIDKGRIIAMDTSENLKNDIGGDVITLVSPERDALYSAIKSMPEIKSIELHDSSITIGIQNAEKHVANIVNIASANDIEIKSLSIHKPTLEDVFLHFTGRTIREEEASSKDQMRMMRKAGRR from the coding sequence ATGTATGCAATTAAAGTTGAGAACCTGGTACGGAAATTTGCTGATTTCACTGCCGTAGATGACCTGTCTTTCAGCATAAAAAAAGGTGAAGTATTTGGTCTGCTCGGTCCTAACGGAGCCGGGAAAACCACAACAATGTCCATGCTTTCAACAATGCTTCCTCCAAGTTCAGGGAAAGCATCAGTGAATGGTTTTGACATATTGAAGGATCAGGACAATGTCCGGAAATCCATAGGAATCGTTTTTCAGGATCAGAGCCTTGATGAGGAGCTTACTGCTTATGAAAATATGGATTTTCATGGAAGGCTATACAGGATTCCTAAAAGAGCGAGGCAAAAGAAAATAACTGAACTCCTGAAGCTTGTGGAACTTTTCGATAAAAAAGACAATCTTGTGAAAACATACTCAGGAGGGATGAGGCGACGTTTAGAGATAGCACGTGGTCTGATGCACGAACCACAGGTTCTTTTCCTTGATGAGCCAACCCTTGGCCTTGACCCACAGACAAGAAACCACCTATGGGACTACATTGACAGACTGAACAAAGAAAAAGGTATCACCATAATCCTTACAACTCATTACATGGAGGAAGCTGACAAGCTCTGTCATCGTATAGCCATAATTGACAAAGGCAGGATAATAGCTATGGATACCTCTGAAAATCTCAAAAATGATATTGGTGGTGATGTGATAACTCTCGTATCACCTGAAAGGGATGCTCTCTATTCAGCAATAAAATCCATGCCTGAGATTAAAAGTATTGAACTTCATGATTCATCAATAACCATCGGAATACAGAATGCTGAAAAACATGTTGCAAATATCGTAAATATTGCATCTGCAAATGATATTGAAATCAAATCCCTTTCTATTCACAAACCAACCCTTGAAGATGTTTTCCTGCATTTTACAGGCAGAACCATCAGGGAAGAGGAAGCAAGTTCTAAAGATCAAATGCGAATGATGCGAAAGGCAGGGAGGAGATAA
- a CDS encoding TetR/AcrR family transcriptional regulator, which produces MSLREKKKKETRNRIFEISSRLFKEKGFECTTVDEITKEAGIAKGTFFNYFPTKESLLFYFKEQREEFIVSIMKEQMLRDISSREKIREFLVLVAEYYEKDRELLRLLAFEHRKMIISSGKKPADESVRNKKHEQFINMLGDFIREGIDKGAIKSNIDPKLASETIYAVYFHSLMTWLHSETDYSFSGDISSKIDIIFEGIGV; this is translated from the coding sequence ATGTCCCTGCGAGAGAAAAAGAAAAAAGAAACCCGTAACAGGATATTTGAAATATCCAGTCGACTGTTTAAGGAAAAAGGATTTGAGTGCACAACGGTTGATGAAATTACTAAAGAAGCAGGTATTGCCAAAGGTACTTTTTTCAATTATTTCCCTACAAAAGAATCACTTCTCTTTTATTTCAAAGAACAAAGGGAAGAATTCATAGTTAGTATCATGAAAGAGCAAATGCTTCGTGACATTTCATCAAGGGAAAAAATCAGGGAATTTCTTGTTCTTGTGGCTGAATATTATGAAAAAGACAGGGAACTCCTAAGGTTATTAGCCTTTGAGCATAGAAAAATGATAATTTCCTCCGGGAAAAAACCAGCGGATGAATCTGTCAGAAATAAGAAACATGAACAGTTCATCAATATGCTTGGAGACTTCATACGAGAAGGCATTGACAAAGGTGCCATTAAATCCAATATTGATCCAAAGCTGGCATCAGAAACTATCTATGCGGTCTACTTCCACAGTCTCATGACCTGGTTACACTCAGAAACCGACTATTCATTTTCAGGAGATATTTCCTCAAAAATCGATATCATATTTGAAGGCATTGGTGTATGA
- a CDS encoding carboxymuconolactone decarboxylase family protein translates to MDEHPLKIIQDKDTDLFNIIESTIENALSEGSMPLKYKFLIAMALDADHGAVDGVKVLAIQAMEAGATKEEVMEAVRIANYIGGIGSVYTAANALRDIL, encoded by the coding sequence ATGGATGAACACCCATTAAAAATAATACAGGACAAAGACACCGATTTATTCAACATAATTGAATCAACTATTGAAAATGCACTTTCGGAAGGCAGCATGCCATTGAAATACAAATTTCTTATTGCCATGGCACTTGATGCTGACCATGGAGCCGTAGACGGAGTAAAAGTGCTTGCAATCCAGGCAATGGAAGCGGGTGCAACAAAAGAAGAGGTTATGGAAGCAGTGCGCATTGCGAACTACATTGGTGGCATTGGAAGTGTTTACACCGCAGCCAATGCCCTGAGAGACATATTATAG
- a CDS encoding TspO/MBR family protein: MKASNVNWKQLIISIIVCQIPGILGGFITVSSIPTWYAYLEKPALVPPNWSFSIVWTLLYLLMGIAFYIVWQKGWSVSQVKTAMSIFIVQLFFNFIWSYLFFGLQSPRLGLVGITLLWILIVVNIIQFYRISRPAGVLLAPYIIWVSFAAYLNYEIMILNPVM, from the coding sequence ATGAAAGCTTCAAATGTTAATTGGAAACAATTAATTATCTCAATAATCGTCTGCCAGATACCCGGAATACTCGGTGGATTTATTACAGTAAGTTCAATTCCAACATGGTATGCATATCTGGAAAAACCTGCACTTGTTCCTCCAAACTGGAGTTTTTCAATCGTGTGGACTCTTCTTTACCTTTTAATGGGAATCGCATTCTATATTGTCTGGCAAAAAGGATGGTCTGTTTCACAGGTAAAAACCGCCATGTCAATATTTATCGTCCAGTTGTTCTTTAATTTTATATGGTCTTACCTGTTCTTTGGATTACAGTCTCCACGATTGGGACTTGTAGGAATCACATTACTCTGGATCCTGATAGTTGTTAATATTATACAGTTCTACAGGATTTCAAGACCTGCAGGTGTATTGCTGGCTCCTTATATCATCTGGGTGTCTTTCGCAGCTTACCTCAATTATGAGATAATGATTCTGAATCCGGTGATGTAG
- a CDS encoding YihY/virulence factor BrkB family protein gives MKTTLDKWTIEDGITNSASLSFHALIGLPSLLLFTLFMGSIFLKQQLLKAAILTDASVFADDVAIETLNSLFTQLSVSTPSNFGIVFSFLIYLWSAGNIFFQIKKLINKMWNLAPSNKHWLHNFFHTRLSALIAALAFGMLVSVSTLFEMIFFVISDALQTAFSISVGTVQYASFGINFITLIVLFMYLFRVLPDARVNLKYVFTGSFLTVLLLTLGKYVIGIYLSYSNITTVYGTIGSILVVLLWIYMSSIIVTFMIVFTGVYADYDSKVQNTSL, from the coding sequence ATGAAAACAACGCTGGATAAATGGACCATAGAGGATGGGATAACAAATAGCGCATCACTTTCCTTCCACGCACTTATCGGTCTTCCATCTTTGCTTCTTTTCACATTATTTATGGGAAGCATCTTCCTGAAACAACAATTGTTGAAAGCAGCTATCTTAACGGATGCATCAGTATTTGCAGATGATGTTGCAATAGAAACTTTAAATTCTCTTTTTACACAGCTTTCTGTGAGTACTCCCAGTAACTTTGGGATTGTGTTCAGTTTTCTGATCTACCTCTGGAGTGCAGGCAACATCTTCTTCCAGATAAAGAAACTGATAAACAAAATGTGGAATCTCGCTCCTTCAAACAAACACTGGTTGCATAACTTTTTCCATACAAGACTATCCGCTCTGATTGCAGCCCTTGCATTTGGGATGCTTGTATCCGTGAGCACTCTTTTTGAAATGATCTTCTTTGTGATATCCGATGCTTTACAGACAGCATTTTCAATATCAGTGGGTACTGTTCAGTATGCAAGTTTTGGTATAAATTTCATAACACTTATTGTTCTTTTCATGTATCTCTTCAGGGTACTTCCCGATGCCAGGGTGAATCTCAAGTATGTATTTACCGGTTCATTTTTAACAGTACTTTTACTGACACTGGGAAAATATGTGATTGGTATCTATCTTTCCTACAGCAATATCACAACCGTTTACGGGACAATTGGATCAATACTTGTGGTACTTCTGTGGATATATATGTCTTCTATCATCGTAACTTTTATGATAGTATTCACAGGAGTGTATGCTGATTATGATTCAAAGGTGCAGAATACGAGTTTGTAA
- a CDS encoding AI-2E family transporter, which produces MEEVMNNSSKMAQALLILAILAAVLLYALYPYINAFFGAFILYVVFKPLYTYLITKQKINKRVAAFTIILLTIVLILIPLYFLMTIIIIQIQSVIFDTDTLLAQLANINTYVEQFSSATLPIGINLQEKLTEIVTAAANYFSILLVNAVQSIGQRIIEFVIMYFLLYYLLVGINSTCSAKLTNAIPFSRENTELLQKEFTNIVNATLISSGIIAVVQGGLLTITFLLFGVSGAFLWGFIAMILSFLPVVGAPIIWIPAVIVQIIQQDYLAAVGILIGGVIISSIDNFLRPAIQDKVGKIHPLESLIGVIIGLNLFGLLGIIIGPLLISYVVLMAKMFNEEYLSENKTDTD; this is translated from the coding sequence ATGGAAGAAGTAATGAATAATTCCAGTAAAATGGCACAGGCATTACTGATACTTGCAATACTTGCAGCAGTCCTTTTGTATGCACTGTATCCTTACATAAACGCATTTTTCGGTGCATTTATTCTATATGTTGTCTTCAAACCTTTGTACACTTACCTTATTACAAAACAGAAGATCAACAAAAGAGTGGCTGCTTTTACAATAATACTTCTTACTATTGTCCTTATACTGATACCTCTGTATTTCCTTATGACTATAATTATAATCCAGATACAGAGTGTTATATTTGATACGGATACTTTACTGGCACAATTGGCAAATATCAATACCTACGTAGAACAATTTAGTTCAGCCACTCTGCCAATCGGGATCAATTTACAGGAAAAGCTCACAGAGATTGTGACAGCTGCAGCAAACTATTTCAGCATTTTACTTGTTAATGCTGTCCAGAGTATCGGACAGAGAATTATAGAATTTGTAATCATGTATTTCCTGCTCTATTATCTGCTGGTTGGCATAAATTCAACTTGTTCTGCCAAACTTACAAATGCAATACCATTCAGCAGGGAAAATACAGAACTGCTACAAAAGGAATTTACAAATATTGTCAATGCAACACTCATAAGTTCAGGAATAATTGCTGTAGTCCAGGGTGGGTTGCTTACAATCACATTCCTTCTGTTTGGAGTTTCCGGAGCATTCCTCTGGGGATTTATAGCTATGATCCTTTCATTCCTACCTGTTGTAGGAGCACCGATAATCTGGATCCCTGCCGTTATAGTTCAGATAATTCAGCAGGACTATCTTGCAGCCGTAGGAATACTTATCGGCGGCGTTATTATTAGTTCTATTGACAATTTCCTCAGACCAGCCATACAGGACAAAGTTGGAAAAATCCACCCACTTGAATCACTCATCGGAGTTATTATAGGCCTGAACCTGTTTGGACTTCTGGGAATTATCATAGGGCCTTTACTGATCTCTTATGTTGTCCTTATGGCAAAGATGTTCAACGAAGAGTATCTGTCTGAAAATAAAACAGATACAGATTAA
- a CDS encoding cobalamin B12-binding domain-containing protein — protein MTYGKFKHNSEFRSDPVLPTKEYLDRAIETVLSLNDKEACKIAYEALKLGIDTQYLLEHGFHAALSLMKDMFDEGKVYLPHMIAAADAVQAATKILIPNPGENILKNSKGIVLLGTIEGDIHSIGKDIVATSLQLNGYEVIDLGVDVPVDTFVEMAIKFNPDVVATSALMAITMTNQMTLEESLREAGIRDKLKTMVGGTPVTLEWAREIGADIYGDNASDALRKVNSIMWPENKQQLIVDKKNSSENICY, from the coding sequence ATGACATATGGAAAATTCAAGCACAATAGTGAATTTCGAAGTGATCCTGTGCTACCTACAAAAGAATATCTTGATCGAGCAATTGAAACTGTATTAAGTCTCAATGATAAAGAAGCATGCAAAATTGCATATGAAGCACTGAAACTTGGAATTGATACTCAATATCTTTTAGAGCATGGTTTTCATGCTGCTCTCTCTTTAATGAAGGATATGTTCGATGAAGGTAAAGTTTATCTCCCACATATGATTGCGGCTGCCGACGCTGTGCAAGCTGCAACTAAGATTTTGATTCCAAACCCCGGCGAGAACATTCTCAAAAATTCAAAAGGTATTGTGCTTCTTGGCACCATAGAGGGAGACATCCATTCTATAGGAAAGGACATCGTTGCAACATCCCTTCAGCTAAACGGCTATGAAGTTATCGATCTTGGAGTGGATGTGCCAGTGGACACCTTTGTTGAAATGGCAATAAAATTCAACCCGGATGTGGTAGCAACATCTGCCCTTATGGCAATCACCATGACAAACCAGATGACACTGGAAGAGAGTCTCAGGGAAGCAGGCATCAGGGATAAATTGAAAACGATGGTTGGAGGAACACCTGTCACCCTGGAATGGGCCAGAGAAATAGGTGCTGACATATATGGTGACAATGCATCCGATGCACTCAGAAAAGTAAATTCCATCATGTGGCCTGAAAATAAACAACAATTAATCGTAGATAAAAAAAATAGTTCTGAAAATATCTGTTACTGA
- a CDS encoding aminotransferase class I/II-fold pyridoxal phosphate-dependent enzyme, translating to MRKACTPSKFVADVMNKVPPSGIRRYFDLASGLEDVISLGVGEPDYVTPWHIREACIHSLECGETSYTSNYGLVELREELADHYASKYGVNYNPNSEILVTSGVSEALDVAIRAITNPGDEIIVVQPSYVAYVPSIMFAGGVPVIISTKLENNFKLTAEELEAAITPKTKAVLINYPNNPTGATMGKADLEAIADVVCEHDIMVISDEVYDCLTYNGGHTCFSSLEGMRDRTILLNGFSKAYAMTGFRLAYAMASPKIISAMMLIHQYSMLCAPITAQIGAIEALKNGKHEMEKMVRDYDRRRHLIVSGLNKIGLKCFEPKGAFYVFPSVRDTGLSSEEFAERLMNEQKVVTIPGNVFGEAGTGFLRCSYATSREEIEEALVRIEAFVNGL from the coding sequence ATGAGAAAAGCATGCACCCCTTCTAAATTTGTAGCTGATGTTATGAACAAGGTGCCTCCATCAGGCATTCGTCGCTACTTTGATCTTGCGTCAGGTCTGGAAGATGTTATCTCCCTTGGTGTAGGTGAGCCGGATTATGTGACTCCCTGGCACATAAGGGAAGCGTGCATTCACTCACTTGAATGTGGTGAAACCTCATATACTTCAAATTATGGTCTTGTTGAGCTTCGTGAAGAGCTGGCAGATCATTATGCTTCAAAGTATGGAGTTAATTACAATCCAAATTCAGAGATTCTTGTTACTTCCGGTGTAAGCGAAGCCCTTGATGTGGCTATTCGAGCAATTACCAATCCGGGTGATGAGATTATCGTTGTGCAGCCTTCATATGTTGCATACGTTCCTTCGATAATGTTTGCAGGAGGAGTTCCTGTAATTATTTCCACAAAGCTTGAAAATAATTTTAAACTCACTGCCGAGGAACTTGAAGCAGCAATCACTCCAAAGACAAAAGCAGTTCTCATTAATTATCCGAATAACCCTACCGGTGCAACCATGGGCAAAGCTGACCTTGAGGCTATTGCAGATGTTGTGTGTGAACACGATATCATGGTAATCTCAGATGAGGTCTATGATTGTCTGACCTATAATGGTGGACACACATGTTTTTCATCTCTTGAAGGAATGCGTGACAGGACAATCCTGTTGAACGGTTTCTCCAAGGCTTACGCAATGACCGGTTTCAGGTTGGCATATGCAATGGCATCCCCCAAGATTATCAGTGCTATGATGCTGATACACCAGTATTCAATGCTATGTGCTCCAATAACCGCACAAATTGGTGCAATCGAAGCCCTCAAAAACGGCAAGCACGAAATGGAAAAAATGGTCCGTGATTACGACCGTCGCCGACATCTGATTGTTAGTGGCCTTAACAAAATCGGACTCAAATGCTTTGAACCAAAAGGTGCATTTTACGTGTTTCCAAGCGTCCGGGACACAGGCCTTAGCTCCGAGGAGTTTGCAGAACGTCTCATGAACGAGCAAAAAGTCGTTACAATCCCTGGTAATGTATTCGGTGAAGCCGGCACAGGTTTTTTGAGGTGCTCATACGCAACTTCCAGAGAAGAAATTGAAGAAGCTTTGGTGAGGATTGAAGCGTTTGTTAATGGGCTTTAA
- a CDS encoding Lrp/AsnC family transcriptional regulator, with protein sequence MDNNTRHVLECLEEDARISHEEIATLTGLTIDKVDRIVKELEESGIIRKYKTVIDWDLAGDEYVYAIIELKVSLERSIGYQPLVERLYKFPEVRSVRLLSGQYDLSLTVSGKTMKEVAFFVAEKISTLEQVQHTTTHFVLKTYKEDGVILHEQDHVSRLPVTP encoded by the coding sequence ATGGATAATAATACACGTCATGTTCTGGAATGTCTGGAAGAGGATGCAAGAATAAGTCATGAAGAAATTGCGACCCTCACAGGACTTACTATAGACAAAGTTGACAGGATTGTAAAAGAGCTTGAAGAAAGCGGAATCATCCGCAAGTATAAGACTGTAATTGACTGGGATCTTGCCGGTGATGAGTATGTCTATGCGATTATCGAGCTTAAGGTCAGCCTTGAAAGGTCAATAGGTTACCAGCCTCTTGTTGAACGTCTGTATAAGTTCCCTGAAGTCCGTTCAGTGAGACTTCTATCCGGGCAATACGATCTTTCACTTACAGTATCTGGAAAGACAATGAAAGAAGTTGCTTTTTTCGTTGCCGAGAAGATTTCAACTCTTGAACAGGTACAGCATACAACAACTCACTTTGTCCTGAAAACATACAAAGAGGATGGTGTAATCCTTCATGAGCAGGACCATGTTTCACGTTTACCGGTGACTCCATAA
- a CDS encoding 30S ribosomal protein S8e, with protein sequence MKWQGRSRRTYTGAKIKSARSKRKFELGRESADTHINETKRKNVSTRGGNRKVRLLQCNVANVTDAQGKTQKTTIETVTGNTANEHYVRRNILTKGSVIKTPLGNAKITSRPGQDGVVNAVLLE encoded by the coding sequence ATGAAATGGCAAGGTAGATCTAGAAGAACCTACACAGGTGCTAAAATCAAGTCTGCTCGCAGCAAAAGAAAGTTCGAGCTTGGTCGCGAATCTGCTGACACTCACATCAATGAAACAAAAAGAAAGAATGTTTCTACAAGAGGCGGAAACAGAAAGGTAAGGCTTCTCCAGTGCAATGTTGCAAATGTAACAGATGCCCAGGGTAAGACCCAGAAGACTACCATCGAAACCGTCACCGGAAATACTGCAAACGAGCACTACGTCAGGCGTAACATCCTTACAAAGGGCTCAGTTATCAAGACTCCTCTTGGTAATGCAAAGATCACAAGCCGTCCTGGTCAGGATGGAGTTGTGAACGCGGTATTGCTCGAGTAA
- a CDS encoding ribonuclease Z — MLRVTFLGTGGSLPTPERNPSAIIINREGELMLFDCGEGTQQQMMRAKTGMKALSSIFITHFHADHILGIPGLIQTMSFHGRTEPLKIYGPHWVHEFARILSSLGYYKLKFEIDAIDLSPGDVVKRDDYSIVALKTEHSIPSLGYALVENMRPGRFDRQKAIELGVSPGPLFSKLHKGEAVEVDGKTINSEDVVGEMRPGRKIVYTGDTRPCKAILEASKDADLLIHDSTLASDQQQWAIESMHSTSEEAAKLAKEADVLKLVLTHISSRYSDNPTQLLEEAKKIFDNVIVANDLMELDVPFRDKN, encoded by the coding sequence ATGCTTCGCGTAACATTTCTTGGAACGGGAGGATCACTTCCAACCCCGGAACGCAATCCATCGGCCATCATTATTAATCGTGAAGGCGAGCTTATGCTTTTTGATTGCGGAGAAGGGACACAACAACAGATGATGCGGGCCAAAACGGGGATGAAAGCACTGTCATCCATATTCATAACACATTTTCATGCCGACCACATACTTGGAATTCCCGGCCTTATACAGACAATGTCTTTCCACGGAAGAACAGAACCACTGAAGATATACGGCCCTCACTGGGTTCATGAATTTGCAAGGATACTCAGTTCCCTTGGATACTACAAACTGAAATTTGAGATAGATGCTATTGACCTGTCACCGGGAGATGTAGTAAAAAGAGACGATTACTCCATTGTAGCACTCAAAACCGAACACAGTATACCAAGCCTTGGATATGCACTGGTTGAAAACATGCGACCCGGCAGATTTGACCGCCAGAAAGCTATTGAACTTGGAGTATCGCCCGGACCGCTTTTCTCAAAACTCCATAAAGGAGAAGCAGTAGAAGTAGATGGAAAAACAATAAATTCTGAAGATGTAGTTGGGGAGATGAGACCCGGCAGGAAAATAGTCTATACAGGAGACACACGTCCCTGCAAGGCAATACTTGAAGCGAGTAAAGATGCAGACCTTCTTATTCATGATTCAACACTTGCCAGCGACCAGCAACAGTGGGCTATCGAGTCTATGCACTCTACATCAGAAGAAGCAGCAAAACTTGCAAAAGAAGCTGATGTCCTGAAACTTGTACTTACCCACATAAGTTCCAGGTATTCAGATAATCCGACACAGTTGCTTGAAGAAGCTAAGAAGATATTTGATAATGTAATTGTTGCCAATGACCTGATGGAACTTGACGTACCCTTCCGGGACAAAAACTGA